TCGATGCGCGTCTTCTGGCCGCCGACCGCGTCCTGCACGCCGGCGGCGAAGGCCGCTTGGTCGAACTTCAACGCCGGCTGCCGCGCGATGTTCGAGCCGATCTGGTAACCCATGCCGTAGCTCACGCGCTGGTCGGCGGTCTCGAAACCTTTCGCCGAAGCCTTCGCATCGGCCTTCTTGTCGCCGCAGCCGGCGAGCGCGAACGTCAAAGTTAGGAGCGAAACGGGAACGAGCAGCGAGGTCGTCTTCATGGGAAAACGCGAGCGAACCAACCGCCCGACGAAAGACAAGCCGCCGTTCAACGCGCGTCCGGCGGCAGCATCTCGAAGGTCGCCACGTCCTTCACCGTCAGCGGACGCTCGAGGAAACCGAGTTCGCTCAACAGCTTCAGCTGCGTCTCGAGCCGCGCAGGTGTGAGCTGACCCATTTTCTCGCCGCGCGCGGGGTCGCCGAGCACGAGTTGGTAATCCTTCATGGCCTTGATGCTGTAGGCAAAGAGCTCGTCCGGCAGGTCGGAGCGTGTGGCCTTGATCAGGTTGTTTCCGGGCGTCGGATCGCCGGTCAGGTAGTCGACCCAGCCGCGGATGCTCGCGCGCACGAAGCGGCGCACGACTTCCGGGTTTTCGACGAGAAAGGCGTCGCTCGTGAACAACACGCGGTAGGGCTCATAGCCGCCCGGCGTGGCGATCAGAAACGCCCCGGCGTCGGCCCCCCGCTGCCGCACGAAGAACGGTTCGTTCGTGACGAAGCACTGCTGGATGAACTTCTTGTCGCTCATGAAGCGCGCGAGTTCGCCCACGAGCGGCTGAATGTTGAAATGGATGCCGAGTTTCTTCTGCGCGACTTGCAGCCAGATCGAGCCGGCGCCGGCCATGATTGTCTTGCCGTCGAGATCCTGCAGCGAACGGATGGGGTTCTGTGCGTGGAAAAGAATGCCCTGCGCATCGCGCTGCATCTCCGCCGCGACCATCTTGATCGGCACGCCGCGCCCGACCGCGACGATGACATCGTCGCCATTCGTCATGCCCAGCTGCGCGCGACCGGTGGCGACGGACGCCATCACCTGGGCGTTCGGGCCGCCCTTCACGATTTCGACGTCGAGCCCTTCTGCGACGTAAAACCCCTTCGCGACCGCCTGGTAATAGCCGCCGTGCTCGGGCTGCGGGAACCAGTCGGTCTGGAACCTGATTTTGATGCGTCCGTTCGCGTCGGCCGTGGCAGTTTTCTTGCCGCAACCCGTGACGAGCACGAGCGAGAGCAGCGCGAGGAGGAGCGTGGGGAGGCGCATGTCAGTGATCGTTGGGTTCGAAGGAATCGTGCCAGTGGTGCAACAGCGCCCAGTTCAGGAGCGACACCGCTGCAACGAACACGAAGCCGAGCAGGCAGCTCGTCAACGCCGTCGCGAACAGCGCGGGAATCTTGATCTGGGTGTTGTAGCTGTAGACGAGAAAGCCGAGGCCGCCGGAGCCGCCCGAGGCGTTGCCGACCATGTATTCGCCGAAAATCGCGCCGATCGGCGCCAGCGTCGCCGCGATGCGCAGTCCCGCGAGGTAATACGGCAGCGCCGACGGCATGCGCAGCAGCAGCAGTTCCTGCACGCGGCTCGCGTTGCACATGCGGAAAAGCGCCACGTGGTTCATGTCCGTCGAGAGCAGACCCTGCGTCGTGTTCGCCACGATGGGAAAAAACGAGATCAGCCACGTGATCGTGATGATGCCCGGCATGCCCGGGCCGGCCCACAGCACGATGATCGGCGTCAGCACGATGACCGGCGTCATCTGCAACACCAGCAACCACGGGTAGAGCGAGAGCCGCAGCGAGTTCGAAACGCCGAGCACCAGCGCCATCGTCAGGCCCAGAACCGCCGCGAGCAGGAATCCCGCCGCCGCGCCGAGCGCCGTCGCTCCCACCGCGGAAATCAGCCGCGCCTTTTCGCGCCACGCCGCCTCCAGAATCTCCACCGGCGTCGGCAAGATCCAGCTCTGCAAGCCCGTCGCCGCGCGCACGGCATACCAGATGCCGAAGAACACCGCACCGGTGACAACGGGCAGCAGCCACTGCTTGAGCGGCGATTCGCGTCTCATGCGCGCACCTCCGTTTCGACCTCGTGCAGAATGCGTGTCACCTCATTCACTTGCGCGGCGAACTCCGCCGTCTCGCGCAACGCCGCGCGTCGCGGATATCCGAACTCCACCCGAATCTCGCGGTGGATGCGCCCGGGATGCGCCGACATCACGACGATGCGATTCGAGAGGAACACCGCCTCCGCCACGGAGTGAGTCACGAACACCGCCGAAAAAGGCGACTGCTCGCGCAACGCCAGAAGCTCCTCGTTGAGCCGGTGTCGCGTCATCTCGTCGAGCGCGCCGAACGGCTCGTCGAGTAGCAGCAACTCCGGCGCAAGCGTGAGCGCCCGCGCGATCGACACGCGCATCTTCATGCCGCCCGACAGCTGACGCGGGTAATAGTCCCGCACCTTCGCCAGTCCCACGAGTTCCAGAAACTTCTCCGCCTGCGCCGCGCGCTCCGCTTCCGTCGCCCGACGCAGCCGCAGCGGAATTTCCACGTTCTGCCGCGCCGTGAGCCACGGCAGCAGCGTCGCGTCCTGAAAAATGAACACCTGCCGGTCGCGCGCCTGCCGCGGCAGCTTGCCGAGCACGCGAACGTCGCCTTCGGTCGTCGGGCTCAGCCCCGAGATCAACTTCAGCACGGTCGACTTGCCGCATCCGCTCGGACCGATGAGGCTCACGAAGTCGTCGCGCGCGATGTCCAGATCGACGCCATCGAGCACGAGCGGCCCGTCGCCGTAGCGCTTCCGGACCGAGGCGAGTTTGACGATGGGCGTGGGGACGTCCATGAAACGGCCAGTGGATACAACCGGAAGCAAAACGCCAGTTCCTTTGCCCTTCGCCGACTGGCAAGCGATGTCGCCCGGCCGCGCCGCGCAGGAAGTCGCCCGGCGCGTCGCCGAGCTCCCGGCACCACTGCGGTCTGCCGCGCTCGCCTGGCAGTCCACCAACGACGATCTTTCCGCGGCGCTGACGCGCGGCACCGGCCCGCTGCGCGGCCTCCCCTACCTCGCCAAGGATCTCTTCGACGTCGCCGGCGTGCCCACGCGCGCCGGCTCGGCGTTCCTCGCCGAGACGCGGGCCACACCCGGCGACAGCGCGCTCGTGCGCCGCTTGCGTGACTTGGGGGCCGCGCTTGCGGGCAAGACGCATCTCGTCGAGTTCGCCGCCGGCCTCACCGGCGAGAACCGCACCTACGGCGACTGCCCGCACCCGCGCTTCGCCGACCGGCTGGCGGGCGGATCGAGCAGCGGTTCCGCGGCACTCGTGGCGGCGGGCGTGACGCCTTTTGCGCTCGGCACGGATACCGGCGGCTCGGTGCGGGTGCCGGCGGCGTTTTGCGGGCTGTTCGGCTTTCGCCTCACGCCGGGCGAACCGTTCGTGCGCGACGCTTTCCCGCTCTCGCCGACGTGCGACACCGCCGGCTGGTTCACCGCGTTCCCACAGGATCTCGCGCAACTGAACCACGCGCTCCTCGGCGCCCGCGAACCCGCCGACCGCGCGCCGCGCGGCGTGTTTCTTCGCGCTCGCGCAGTCTTTCCGGAAGCGGACACCGCGATCGACGACGCGTGCGCACTCGCCGCGGCGCAGCTGGCCGCACCGCTGGACACTGAGCGCGAGCGAGCGCTCCTCGCCACGTGGGCCAACGCCGTGGACGCCTACACCACGCTCGTCACGCACGAAGCCTTCACGATTCACCAGCCCTGGCTCGATCGGTTCCGCGACCGCTATGATCCCGGCATCTGGCAGCGGTTCGTCAAAGCCGGACACACGACGCCGGCGCAGCTCGAGGCGGCGAGCGCGACGTTCGCGGCAGTCCGCACATCGTTCGCCGAATTGTTCCGCGCCCACGATTTTCTGGCGTTTCCCTGCGCGCCCGTGCCCGCGCTGACGAAGGCCCAATGCACTCTGGAAACCCGCCGTGCGATCCTCACGTTCACCGCGCCGGCCTCGCTGGCCGGATTGCCCGTGCTGACAGTGCCGGTCCCGCTGGCGAATGGCCTGAGCGCGGGTCTGCAAATCGTCGCGCCGCGTGTCAGCAGTCCGGTCTTTGATTGGGTGCTAGCATGCTGCGCCGAACAATGACACCGCGTTGCCGCCCATCACGGCGGCCTGCGCCTCACTCGGCAGTTTAGCCCGCGCCTCGGTCACGAACCGCGACAAGCCGCTCGCCTGATCGTCGCGCGGAAACAAACGCAGCGGATAATCCGATCCGAAAAGCAAACGCTCCGGCCCCACCGCCGCCAGCGCGCGCGTCCACGCCGTTGCGTCGTAGAGCAGCGGCGAGGCGGCCGTGTCGAACCACACGTTCGCGAGTGCACGGCTCGCCGAATCGAAAGCCAAGCCCCCGCCCCAGTGCGCGAGCACGAAGCGCGTCTGGGGAAACTCCCGCGCCCAACGCGTGAAATCTTCCAGCGGCGTCGAGACCCAACCGTCGTAGCGGCGGCTCGCCGGGTCGGTGACATGGAGGTTCACGGGAAGCTTCAGCTCGCCCGCGAGACGCAGCATCTCGCCGACCCGCGCATCGTCGGCCGCGAACCCTTGGGAGTGCGGCGAGAGTTCGCCGACCCCGCAGAAGCCCGCGTTGGCCGCGCGCGTCATTTCACCGAGATCGTCCGGGTGAACAGCGGCGCACGCCGCGAGCCGGTCCGGGTGCGCGCGCGTGCATTGCGCGTAGAAGCGATTTTGCGCGGCGCACGTCGCCGGTTTTTCCCAATACCAACCGAGCAACACCGCGCGCTCGATCCCCGCCGCATCCATGTCGCGCAACAACTCATCAACGCTCGGGAAAAGCTGCACCGGCGCACCGTCCTTGCGCCGACGCGTGCAAAGGCGCGCCCAATGCGCCTCGCCGCCGGCCGCCGCCCACGCCGCGGGGTTGGCCGCGACTTCCGGCGGATAAAGGTGCACGTGCGCGTCGACGGTCGGCATAAAAACCGGCTGGTTCTCTAGCCGCCGACCTGCACTCTCGGAAAGCTCAATCTGCCCATGCTCGCTCGCTTGTTTCAGTTCGAACGCCACCGCACCACCGCGGCGCGCGAAATCCAGGCCGGCATCACGACGTTCGCCGCGATGGCCTACATCCTCGCCGTGAACCCCGCGATCCTCGCCGCCGCCGGCATCCCGCGCGGCGGACTCGTGACCGTCACCGCGCTCGCGGCCGCAGCGAGCACGTTGATCATGGGTCTGGTGACGAATTTCCCGCTGGCGCTCGCGCCGGGCATGGGAATCAACGCCTACTTCGCATTCACCGTCTGCCTCGGACTTGGCGTGCCATGGCAATCGGCGCTCGGCCTCGTCTTCGTCAACGGCCTCGCGTTTCTCGCGCTCTCCGTCTCCGGCATCCGCGAAAAGATCATCAACATCATCCCGTTTCAGCTGAAGATGGCGATCACGTGCGGCGTGGGGCTCTTCATCGCGTTCATTGGTTTGAAGAACGGCGGGCTCGTCGTCCCCGACGCCAACACGCTGGTGACCCATGGCAATCTCGGGGCGCCGTCCGTGTTGCTCTTCTTCGCCGGCTTGCTGCTCACGATCATCCTCGTCACGCGCAACGTCCCGGGCGCGATCATCCTCTCGATCCTCGGCATCACGCTCGCCGGCCTCGTGATTCCCGACGGCAAGGGCGGCCACCTCACCAATTGGCCGGAACACGTCGTGTCGCTGCCGGCGTCGATGAGCGACACGTTCCTGAAGCTCAATTTCGACTACTTCACGCAAGACCCGGTGAAGGCGACCACGGTGGTGCTCACGCTGCTGCTCATCGCGCTGTTCGACAACATCGGCACGCTCGTCGGCGTCGCGCAACGCGCGGGCTTGCTCGATGCGGAAGGCAAGTTGCCCGGCGCGGGCAAGGCGCTGATCTCCGACTCGATCGGCGTGATCCTCTCGTCGCTCTTCGGCACGTCGAACGTGGTGAGCTACGTCGAGTCGGCGTCCGGCGTCGCCGCCGGCGGGCGCACCGGCCTCGTGAGCGTCACGGTCGCGGCGCTGTTCCTCGGCGCGCTTTTCTTCACCCCATTGATTCTCGCGGTGCCCGCGGTGGCCACCGCGCCGGCGCTCGTCGTGGTGGGCATCTTCATGTTCCAGTCGGTGGCGGATCTCAACCTGAAGGATTTTCACGAGGCCGCGCCGGCGTTCCTGATCATCCTCGGCACGCCGCTCACGTTCAGCATCGCCGAAGGCATCGGACTCGGGCTGCTGGCGTTCGCGGTCGTCTATCTTTTCACCGGCCGCGGCCGGCAGGTCTCATGGCTGATCTACGTGCTCGCCGCGATCTTCGGCGCGCACCTGTTCCGCGACCTGTTCGCGCGGTTGTTCTAGGGCTTCATCACCGCGCGCACCACGAGCAGCGGCGTGCTCGTGGCGTGGCGCACCGCGTCGATCGTGCTGCCGTGAATGATGTCGCCGAGCAAACGATGACCGTGCGAGGCGAGCGCGATGAGGTCGCAGTGCTCCGCGGCGGCCACGCGGACGATTTCGGCGGGCGGATTGCCGAGTGCGAGTTGCGTCGTAACCGTCAGGCCGGTGCCGTGCAACTCGCTCGCACAGCGCGCGAGGTAGTCGCGGTCGGCGCGCATCTCGTCGGACTCGGTGAGTTTGAGCTGCTCGAAATTTCGCGCGGCCCAGCCGTCGGCGACGTGCAGGAGCAGCAGTTCCGACCCGAGCTTGCCCGCGAGTTCGGCAACGTGCGGGAGCAAGGTCGCGTCGGCGCGGCCGTTTTCGAGGGCGACGAGAATCTTGCGATACATGGTCAGGACGCGACGAAGTCGTAGAGGAGTTTGGTGTTCAGCGCCACGATGATCGCGGAGACGACCCACGCGGCGTATTTGATCCACGCTGGGTTCACGAACTCGCCCATCTTGACGCGATCGCTGGTGAATTGGACGAGCGGAATCACCGCGAAGGGCAACTGGAGGCTCAACACCACCTGCGAGAAGACGAGGAGCTTCGCCGTGCCGCTTTCGCCGTAAAGTCCCGCGACGATCGCCGCGGGCACGATGGCGATCGCACGCGTGATCAGGCGGCGAAGCCACGGACGCAGGCGGAGGTTGAGAAAGCCCTCCATCACGATCTGACCGGCCAGCGTGACCGTGAGCGTCGAGTTTTGTCCCGAGGCGAGCAGCGCGACCGCGAAGATCGTGCTCGCTGCCCCCACGCCGAGCATCGGCGTGAGCAACTTGTAGGCATCCTGGATCTCGGCGACTTCGTGGTTGCCGGCCTTGTAGAAGACGGCGGCGGAAACGATCAGGATCGAGGCGTTGATGAAGAGCGCGAACATCAGCGCGAGCGTCGAGTCGATGGTCGCGAACTTGATCGCCTCGCGTTTGCCGGAAGGCGTTGGCTCGTATTTGCGCGTCTGCACGATCGAGGAATGCAGGTAGAGATTGTGCGGCATCACCGTCGCACCGAGAATGCCGATCGCGATGTAGAGCATCTCGGGGTTCGTGATGATCTGCGCCGTCGGCACAAACCCACCGAGCACTTCGCGCACGTCCGGCCGCGAGAAAAGGATTTCCAGGCCAAAACACAGACCGATGAGCGTCACGAGCGACACGACGATGGCTTCGAGATAACGGAAACCACGGTGCGCGAGAAAGAGAACCAACATGACGTCGAGCGCGGTGAGAATCACGCCCCAGAGCAGCGGAATGTGGAAAAGCAGGTTCAGCGCGATCGCCGTGCCGATGACCTCGGCGAGATCGCAGGCACAGATCGCGATTTCGCACAGGAACCACAGCGCGTTCGAGATCGGCCGCGGGTAGTGGTCGCGGCAGGCTTGCGCGAGATCGCGTCCGGTGGCGATGCCGAGCTTCGCGCAGAGCGACTGCAGCAGGATCGCCATCAGGTTCGAGATGAGGATGACGCTCAGCAGCGTGTAACCGAACTGCGAGCCGCCCGCGAGGTCCGTGGCCCAGTTTCCGGGGTCCATGTATCCGACGGCGACCAGGTAGCCCGGACCGGAGAACGCGAGCAGCTTGCGCCAGAAACTCGCGCCCGCGGGCACGGACACGGTGCCGTGCGCCTCGGGCAGACTGGGCGCAGTGCGCGCGTGCCGCCAGCCGACATCAGAGGGAGAAGATTCGCGTTCAGGTTCCATCAACGGAGCCGCAGCGAAACGGCAAAACGCAGGAGCGCAAGACAGATTTAGCCTTTCCTAAATTTTACTGCCTGCGCGAATCCCAGCTCCGACTTTACGACGCCCACGCCGCAGTGGCCGTCCCAGCACTAAAAAGCCCAGACGAACCGCAGCGCGGGATACCAGTCCGGCGCCGCGCGATTGACGCCGGCATAGAGCGCCGCGTCCCACGAAAACTTCTCGGTCACCTGCCACACGAGCCCGAGACCCGACTGGGTCGCCCAGCGGCCCCGTCCGCCGGCGGCGTTCGAAGTCGTTTCCCAATACCAGCTCCAGCGCTTGTTCAGCGTGCGCGCTAAGACCACGTAGCCCGCCCACCAATCCTCCCGCGAACCGGCGCCATCGTCGACCCAATCGATCTCAGCTTGCGCGGAGAACGACCACGCTTCTCCGAGCGGACGATAGAACGGCACGATCACGCCGAATTGGGAGACAGCCGGCCGCAAGCGCGACGACACCGTGTCGCGAAACTGGTAATAAGGCAGAAGTGCCAGCGCGGTCCCGTCGGACGACTCCCAGAATTTCCACTTCGCGCGCACATAGACGCCACCGGTGCCACGCACACATTCGTCTACGTCCGCGCCGGAGAAATCCTCGTCGCGCCAGCCCTCGATCCCGATTTGCACGTCGATGTTTTCCGTCACACCGGTGGAAAGCTGCGCCACCGCCAGCGAGACGCTCCGCATGCGCACGCCATCCCGCGCCGGCGTGTAGCGGTCGTAGGCGCCGGTCGCGAGGTCGGTCTCCACGAGCCACTCTCCGCGCGCGACTGTTTGCGGCGCCTCAGTGAATTGCGCCGACAGCCGAATGGCGGCCAAACCGGCAAAAACGAGAAACGAAATTGAGCGCAGAAAGGGAGGCATAAGGTCCGTATCGGCACGGCCAACGGCACGATTGAGGCACATGATAATTCGCGTTCCTGAACGCAACCTGAACTTCGCCGCTGGGCGCATCGACCTGCTTTTCGCCCTTGCCGCTCATCGGACCCTCGGGCGACATGCCTCGCATGTCCCAGAGCTTCGCGCGCTTCGTCTTCTTCGGCACGCTGCTCTTTTTCGCGGCCTTCTTCCTCTGGCCGATCGCGCAAATTCTCCGCGGCGGCTTCGTCGATGCCGACGGCCACATCACGCTCGCCTACATTGCCGCCCTGCTCCGCGACCCCATCTATGTGGGGGCGCTGGCCAATTCATTTCTCCTCGCGCTGACGACCACCGCCTTCGCCCTCGGCATCGCGCTGCCGCTCGCAGTCGTTTCCGACCGCTACGCCTTTCCGGGTAAGAGCCTGCTCGGCGCCCTCGTCCTCGTGCCGATGATCCTGCCGCCCTTCGTCGGTGCGATCGGCATCAAGCAAATCCTCGGGCAATACGGCGCGGTCAACAGCCTCATCGTCGCGCTGGGACTGCGGCCGCCCGGCTGGGCCTTCGACTGGCTCGGCGCCAACCAGTTTCTCGGCATCGCGATCGTCAACGCGCTGTCGCTCTACCCGATCATCTACCTCAACGCCGTCGCCGCACTCGCCAATATCGATCCCGCACTCGAGGAAGCCGCGACCAACCTCGGTTGCACGGGCCTGCGTCGCTTCCGCAAGATCACGCTGCCGCTCATCACGCCGGGGCTCTTCGCCGGTGGAACGATCGTCTTCATCTGGTCTTTCACCGATCTCGGCGTGCCGCTCATCTTCGACTACGCCCGCGTCACGCCGGTCCAGATTTTTCACGGTCTGAAGGACATTGGCGGCAACCCGTTCCCCTTCGCGCTCGTGGCGATCATGCTCGCCGCATCGGTTGCCATCTACGCTCTCGGGAAAGGCCTCTTCGGCCGCCAGAGCCACGCCATGATGGCCAAGGCCACGCACTCCGGCGGACCGCGCACGCTCCACGGCCTCGCCGCCTGGACGGCCACGGCGCTCTTCGCCGGTGTGACGCTCGTCGCCGTGCTGCCCCACCTCGGCGTGATTGCCGTGGCGTTCTCGCGCGAGTGGTATGGCACCGTTCTCCCGCAGCACCTCACGACGGAGAATTTCCAACTCGCACTCGGCCACGACCTCACCGTTCCCGCCATCGCCAACAGCCTCAAATACGCGAGTGCCGCCACGATCATCGATCTCCTGCTCGGCACCGCGCTCGCCTACGTCATCGTGCGCTCCCGCATCGCCGGCCGCGCCGTGCTCGATTTTCTCGCCATGCTGCCGCTCGCCGTGCCGGGCCTCGTGCTGGCCTTCGGCTATCTCGCCATGAGCCAGGAGGGAAAGTTCTTTTCCTTCCTCAACCCCATCGCGAATCCGACGCTCCTCCTGATCATCGCCTACTCCGTTCGTCGCCTGCCCTACGTCGTGCGTTCGGCCGTCGCCGGTTTCCAGCAAACCAGCGAGACGCTCGAGGAAGCCGCACAAAACCTCGGCTGCCCTCCGCTCAAGGCGACATTCAAGATCACGCTCCCGCTCATTCTCGCCAACCTCATCGCGGGCGGCCTGCTCGCGTTCTCCTTCGCGATGCTCGAGGTGTCCGACTCGCTCATCCTGGCGCAGAAGCAGGCCTTTTACCCGATCACGAAGGCCATCTACGAACTCTTCCAGCTGCTCGGCGACGGCAAGTTCCTTGCCTCCGCGCTCGGCGCGTGGGCCATGGCTTTCCTCGGCATCACGATCGCAGGTCTCGGCATTCTCCTGGGCCGCAAACTCGGCGCCATCTTCCGCGTCTAGGCCGAGCGACTCGGCTCTCCCGCCGCCCGCGGCAGCACGAAA
This region of Opitutia bacterium genomic DNA includes:
- a CDS encoding transporter, which gives rise to MAAIRLSAQFTEAPQTVARGEWLVETDLATGAYDRYTPARDGVRMRSVSLAVAQLSTGVTENIDVQIGIEGWRDEDFSGADVDECVRGTGGVYVRAKWKFWESSDGTALALLPYYQFRDTVSSRLRPAVSQFGVIVPFYRPLGEAWSFSAQAEIDWVDDGAGSREDWWAGYVVLARTLNKRWSWYWETTSNAAGGRGRWATQSGLGLVWQVTEKFSWDAALYAGVNRAAPDWYPALRFVWAF
- a CDS encoding Nramp family divalent metal transporter, which encodes MEPERESSPSDVGWRHARTAPSLPEAHGTVSVPAGASFWRKLLAFSGPGYLVAVGYMDPGNWATDLAGGSQFGYTLLSVILISNLMAILLQSLCAKLGIATGRDLAQACRDHYPRPISNALWFLCEIAICACDLAEVIGTAIALNLLFHIPLLWGVILTALDVMLVLFLAHRGFRYLEAIVVSLVTLIGLCFGLEILFSRPDVREVLGGFVPTAQIITNPEMLYIAIGILGATVMPHNLYLHSSIVQTRKYEPTPSGKREAIKFATIDSTLALMFALFINASILIVSAAVFYKAGNHEVAEIQDAYKLLTPMLGVGAASTIFAVALLASGQNSTLTVTLAGQIVMEGFLNLRLRPWLRRLITRAIAIVPAAIVAGLYGESGTAKLLVFSQVVLSLQLPFAVIPLVQFTSDRVKMGEFVNPAWIKYAAWVVSAIIVALNTKLLYDFVAS
- a CDS encoding universal stress protein, whose translation is MYRKILVALENGRADATLLPHVAELAGKLGSELLLLHVADGWAARNFEQLKLTESDEMRADRDYLARCASELHGTGLTVTTQLALGNPPAEIVRVAAAEHCDLIALASHGHRLLGDIIHGSTIDAVRHATSTPLLVVRAVMKP
- a CDS encoding ABC transporter permease subunit, with the translated sequence MRRESPLKQWLLPVVTGAVFFGIWYAVRAATGLQSWILPTPVEILEAAWREKARLISAVGATALGAAAGFLLAAVLGLTMALVLGVSNSLRLSLYPWLLVLQMTPVIVLTPIIVLWAGPGMPGIITITWLISFFPIVANTTQGLLSTDMNHVALFRMCNASRVQELLLLRMPSALPYYLAGLRIAATLAPIGAIFGEYMVGNASGGSGGLGFLVYSYNTQIKIPALFATALTSCLLGFVFVAAVSLLNWALLHHWHDSFEPNDH
- a CDS encoding iron ABC transporter permease yields the protein MSQSFARFVFFGTLLFFAAFFLWPIAQILRGGFVDADGHITLAYIAALLRDPIYVGALANSFLLALTTTAFALGIALPLAVVSDRYAFPGKSLLGALVLVPMILPPFVGAIGIKQILGQYGAVNSLIVALGLRPPGWAFDWLGANQFLGIAIVNALSLYPIIYLNAVAALANIDPALEEAATNLGCTGLRRFRKITLPLITPGLFAGGTIVFIWSFTDLGVPLIFDYARVTPVQIFHGLKDIGGNPFPFALVAIMLAASVAIYALGKGLFGRQSHAMMAKATHSGGPRTLHGLAAWTATALFAGVTLVAVLPHLGVIAVAFSREWYGTVLPQHLTTENFQLALGHDLTVPAIANSLKYASAATIIDLLLGTALAYVIVRSRIAGRAVLDFLAMLPLAVPGLVLAFGYLAMSQEGKFFSFLNPIANPTLLLIIAYSVRRLPYVVRSAVAGFQQTSETLEEAAQNLGCPPLKATFKITLPLILANLIAGGLLAFSFAMLEVSDSLILAQKQAFYPITKAIYELFQLLGDGKFLASALGAWAMAFLGITIAGLGILLGRKLGAIFRV
- a CDS encoding amidohydrolase, yielding MPTVDAHVHLYPPEVAANPAAWAAAGGEAHWARLCTRRRKDGAPVQLFPSVDELLRDMDAAGIERAVLLGWYWEKPATCAAQNRFYAQCTRAHPDRLAACAAVHPDDLGEMTRAANAGFCGVGELSPHSQGFAADDARVGEMLRLAGELKLPVNLHVTDPASRRYDGWVSTPLEDFTRWAREFPQTRFVLAHWGGGLAFDSASRALANVWFDTAASPLLYDATAWTRALAAVGPERLLFGSDYPLRLFPRDDQASGLSRFVTEARAKLPSEAQAAVMGGNAVSLFGAAC
- a CDS encoding NCS2 family permease, yielding MLARLFQFERHRTTAAREIQAGITTFAAMAYILAVNPAILAAAGIPRGGLVTVTALAAAASTLIMGLVTNFPLALAPGMGINAYFAFTVCLGLGVPWQSALGLVFVNGLAFLALSVSGIREKIINIIPFQLKMAITCGVGLFIAFIGLKNGGLVVPDANTLVTHGNLGAPSVLLFFAGLLLTIILVTRNVPGAIILSILGITLAGLVIPDGKGGHLTNWPEHVVSLPASMSDTFLKLNFDYFTQDPVKATTVVLTLLLIALFDNIGTLVGVAQRAGLLDAEGKLPGAGKALISDSIGVILSSLFGTSNVVSYVESASGVAAGGRTGLVSVTVAALFLGALFFTPLILAVPAVATAPALVVVGIFMFQSVADLNLKDFHEAAPAFLIILGTPLTFSIAEGIGLGLLAFAVVYLFTGRGRQVSWLIYVLAAIFGAHLFRDLFARLF
- a CDS encoding ABC transporter ATP-binding protein, encoding MDVPTPIVKLASVRKRYGDGPLVLDGVDLDIARDDFVSLIGPSGCGKSTVLKLISGLSPTTEGDVRVLGKLPRQARDRQVFIFQDATLLPWLTARQNVEIPLRLRRATEAERAAQAEKFLELVGLAKVRDYYPRQLSGGMKMRVSIARALTLAPELLLLDEPFGALDEMTRHRLNEELLALREQSPFSAVFVTHSVAEAVFLSNRIVVMSAHPGRIHREIRVEFGYPRRAALRETAEFAAQVNEVTRILHEVETEVRA
- a CDS encoding ABC transporter substrate-binding protein is translated as MRLPTLLLALLSLVLVTGCGKKTATADANGRIKIRFQTDWFPQPEHGGYYQAVAKGFYVAEGLDVEIVKGGPNAQVMASVATGRAQLGMTNGDDVIVAVGRGVPIKMVAAEMQRDAQGILFHAQNPIRSLQDLDGKTIMAGAGSIWLQVAQKKLGIHFNIQPLVGELARFMSDKKFIQQCFVTNEPFFVRQRGADAGAFLIATPGGYEPYRVLFTSDAFLVENPEVVRRFVRASIRGWVDYLTGDPTPGNNLIKATRSDLPDELFAYSIKAMKDYQLVLGDPARGEKMGQLTPARLETQLKLLSELGFLERPLTVKDVATFEMLPPDAR
- a CDS encoding amidase — translated: MKRPVDTTGSKTPVPLPFADWQAMSPGRAAQEVARRVAELPAPLRSAALAWQSTNDDLSAALTRGTGPLRGLPYLAKDLFDVAGVPTRAGSAFLAETRATPGDSALVRRLRDLGAALAGKTHLVEFAAGLTGENRTYGDCPHPRFADRLAGGSSSGSAALVAAGVTPFALGTDTGGSVRVPAAFCGLFGFRLTPGEPFVRDAFPLSPTCDTAGWFTAFPQDLAQLNHALLGAREPADRAPRGVFLRARAVFPEADTAIDDACALAAAQLAAPLDTERERALLATWANAVDAYTTLVTHEAFTIHQPWLDRFRDRYDPGIWQRFVKAGHTTPAQLEAASATFAAVRTSFAELFRAHDFLAFPCAPVPALTKAQCTLETRRAILTFTAPASLAGLPVLTVPVPLANGLSAGLQIVAPRVSSPVFDWVLACCAEQ